The following are encoded in a window of Colius striatus isolate bColStr4 chromosome 25, bColStr4.1.hap1, whole genome shotgun sequence genomic DNA:
- the PLEKHJ1 gene encoding pleckstrin homology domain-containing family J member 1: MRYNERELLSLARQPAEKAAEILMRVPKKGSVLKKRLVKLVVNFLFYFRTDEAEPIGALLLEHCRITKEEENVFSISFIEEPERKYCFECASEEQCQEWVEALKRASYEFMRRTLIFYRNEIQKMTGKDPLEQFGISEEARFQLGTHKECSPHLG; the protein is encoded by the exons ATGCGGTACAACGAGCGCGAGCTGCTGTCCCTGGCCCGGCAACCCGCCGAGAAAGCGGCCGAGATCCTGATGCGGGTGCCCAAGAAAGGGAGCG TGCTGAAGAAACGCCTCGTGAAGCTCGTTGTCAACTTTCTCTTCTACTTCCGGACGGATGAGGCAGAG CCTAttggagctctgctgctggagcactGCAGGATCACCAAAGAGGAGGAGAACGTCTTCTCAATCA GTTTCATTGAGGAGCCAGAGAGGAAGTACTGCTTCGAGTGTGCCAGTGAGGAGCAGTGTCAGGAGTGGGTGGAGGCGCTGAAGAGAGCCAG CTACGAGTTCATGAGGAGGACCCTGATTTTCTACCGGAACGAGATCCAGAAGATGACAGGGAAG gacCCCCTGGAGCAGTTTGGGATCTCAGAGGAAGCCAGATTCCAGCTGGGAACACACAAGGAGTGCTCCCCTCACCTGGGCTGA
- the SF3A2 gene encoding splicing factor 3A subunit 2 has product MDFQHRPGGKTGSGGVASASESNRDRRERLRQLALETIDINKDPYFMKNHLGSYECKLCLTLHNNEGSYLAHTQGKKHQTNLARRAAKEAKEAPAQPAPEKVKVEVKKFVKIGRPGYKVTKQRDPETGQQSLLFQIDYPEIAESIMPRHRFMSAYEQRIEPPDRRWQYLLMAAEPYETIAFKVPSREIDKAEGKFWTHWNRETKQFFLQFHFKMEKPPAPPNLPPGPPTVKRPPPPPLMNGLPPRPPLPDTMPPPPPGGMTLPPMPPSGPVPPPPVPPQLPPAPGVPPPAPLPPMMRPPLPTEGPGTIPPPPPSN; this is encoded by the exons ATGGATTTCCAGCACCGTCCTGGAGGGAAAACTGGAAGCGGAGGCGTAGCCTCAGCCTCGGAGAGCAACCGAGACCGCAGGGAGCGGCTCCGGCAGCTGGCGCTGGAAACCATCGACATCAACAAG GACCCTTACTTTATGAAAAACCACCTGGGCTCTTACGAATGCAAGCTTTGCCTGACGCTGCACAACAACGAG ggAAGTTACTTAGCACATACCCAGGGGAAGAAGCATCAGACTAATTT GGCCCGTCGAGCTGCCAAGGAAGCCAAGGAAGCCCCGGCCCAGCCCGCGCCGGAGAAGGTCAAAGTGGAAGTGAAGAAGTTTGTGAAGATCGGCCGGCCGGGTTACAAAG tgacCAAACAGAGAGATCCAGAAACAGGCCAGcagagccttctcttccag ATCGATTACCCCGAGATCGCAGAGAGCATCATGCCCCGGCACCGCTTCATGTCGGCGTACGAGCAGCGCATCGAGCCGCCCGACCGGCGCTGGCAGTACCTGCTCATGGCAGCCGAGCCCTACGAGACCATCGCCTTCAAG GTGCCAAGCAGAGAAATCGACAAAGCAGAGGGAAAGTTTTGGACCCACTGGAACAGGGAAACCAAACAG TTCTTCCTTCAGTTCCACTTCAAGATGGAGaagcccccagctcccccaaacctccctccaGGGCCCCCGACCGTCaagcggccgccgccgccgccgctgatGAACGGGCTGCCCCCGCGGCCCCCCCTGCCCGACACCatgcccccccctccccctgggGGCATGACCCTGCCCCCCATGCCTCCCTCGGGGCCCGTGCCACCCCCTCCAGTGCCACCtcagctgccaccagcccccGGGGTGCCCCCCCCGGCTCCTCTGCCGCCCATGAtgaggccgcccctgcccaccGAGGGCCCGGGCACCATCCCCCCTCCGCCTCCCTCCAACTGA
- the AMH gene encoding muellerian-inhibiting factor, whose amino-acid sequence MGVAVRALLLCLALLVPSAARPSQGTAGEGLSPALRPQQGQPEELGHGREQGERATGGRGGRSSAAAPALGAATRLWAEAEAAKCLRGMAEEGPLGSVLQPWPLGGLEGPVCRVRMDRDGLSLRHMDVVGVLGHYESGFIKRLRQRARWDQSSLETFGLCPGGQLGAAHPLQQIHAHVLEPGQPRERFLVLHLEEVRWEAQVKLRFQLPFQPELGRALGELRAALLLFYAGRGAGPGPRELETTGPGLARPQSLCLSRDTRYLALGAAVASVSRGSERLSFEASLSIRHRGPAGALLSSTETQQLLFGSDDKCFTRMTPVLLLLAKAPQEEVALAPSSYLSADGMVETAPYPQLSPPQAEAEELPFPTALSQTNASSPVPGGTSQFLSVLTLFIRRVLNSSSEPPTQPSAQHWLDFQLMETLPHQLLNLSEEAALERLVRSEEPSVLLFPQDSGAELEQHLGGWQPEGTVLQLLTLKLRAVIQELKDIPAFRANAGLFQQLLSFCDHPTSAGEGEGRGPGKLRTLLLLKALQTVRAQWQERRKAQRQQRSARHQAHCRLHELTIDLRDRNFVVMPTVYAANNCEGPCKLPLSTRVHGYYSHTVLLLGMQERGSALRRPPCCVPVRYSDQLIISLSAEGLEVRKFPNMVAEECGCR is encoded by the exons ATGGGGGTCGCTGTGAGGgcgctgctgctgtgcctggcgCTGCTGGTCCCCTCCGCAGCCCGGCCGAGCCAGGGCACAGCGGGGGAAGGGCTTTCCCCGGCCCTCCGCCCGCAGCAGGGTCAGCCCGAGGAGCTGGGACACGGCCgggagcagggagagagagcGACCGGGGGCAGAGGCGGCCGCAGCTCCGCGGCAGCACCGGCGCTGGGGGCTGCGACTCGCCtctgggctgaggctgaggctgcaaAGTGCCTCCGAGGGATGGCTGAGGAAGGGCCCCTGGGCTccgtgctgcagccctggccccTCGGGGGGCTGGAGGGGCCGGTGTGCAGGGTGAGGATGGACCGGGACGGGCTGAGCCTGAGGCACATGGACGTGGTCGGTGTCCTCGGCCACTACGAAAGCGGCTTCATCAAGCGGCTGAGACAGAGAGCCCGCTGGGACCAAAGCTCTCTGGAGACCTTtgggctgtgcccaggggggcagctgggtgctgcccaTCCCCTGCAGCAGATCCACGCTCATGTGCTGGAGCCAGGGCAGCCCCGGGAGAGATTCCTCGTGCTGCATCTGGAGGAAG TGCGGTGGGAAGCTCAGGTGAAGCTGAGGTTCCAGCTGCCTTTCCAGCCCGAGCTGGGCCGGGCTCTGGGCGAGCTCCGGGCCGCGCTGCTGCTGTTCTACGCGGGTCgtggcgcggggccgggcccgcgGGAGCTGGAGACCACCGGCCCCGGGCTGGCGCGGCCGCAG AGCCTCTGCCTCAGCAGGGACACCCGGTACCTGGCCCTGGGAGCCGCCGTGGCGTCCGTCAGCCGCGGCTCGGAGCGGCTCAGCTTCGAGGCCTCGCTGTCCATCCGGCACCGCGGGCCCGCGG GTGCCCTCCTGTCCTCCACCGAGACCCAACAGCTCCTGTTTGGCTCTGACGACAAGTGCTTCACCAGGATGacccctgtgctgctcctgctggccaAGGCTCCGCAGGAAGAGGTGGCTTTGGCTCCTTCTTCCTACCTCTCTGCTGACGGGATGGTGGAAACAGCTCCGTACCCACAGCTCAG CCCACCCCAGGCCGAGGCTGAGGAGCTGCCGTTCCCCACCGCCCTGAGCCAGACCAACGCCTCGTCCCCGGTGCCCGGTGGCACCAGCCAGTTCCTGAGCGTCCTGACCCTGTTCATCCGCCGGGTCCTGAACTCCTCCAGCGAGCCCCCCACCCAGCCCAGCGCCCAGCACTGGCTGGACTTCCAGCTGATGGAGACCCTCCCTCACCAGCTGCTCAACCTGTCGGAGGAGGCTGCTCTGGAGCGCCTGGTGCGGTCGGAGGAGCCGTCggtgctgctcttccctcaggACAGCGGAGCCGAGCTGGAGCAGCACCTGGGGGGTTGGCAGCCCGAGGGCaccgtgctgcagctgctgacgCTCAAGCTGCGGGCGGTGATCCAGGAGCTGAAGGACATCCCGGCTTTCCGAGCCAACGCGGgccttttccagcagctcctgagctTCTGTGACCACCCCACGAGCGCGGGCGAGGGCGAGGGCCGGGGCCCCGGGAAGCTGcgcacgctgctgctgctgaaggcgCTGCAGACGGTGCGGGCGCAGTGGCAGGAGCGGCGCAAGGCGCAGCGGCAGCAGCGCAGCGCCCGGCACCAGGCCCACTGCCGCCTGCACGAGCTCACCATCGACCTGCGCGACCGCAACTTCGTCGTCATGCCCACGGTCTACGCGGCCAACAACTGCGAGGGGCCCTGCAAGCTGCCCCTGTCCACGCGGGTGCACGGCTACTACTCGCACaccgtgctgctgctgggcatgCAGGAGCGGGGCTCGGCCCTGCGGCGCCCCCCGTGCTGCGTCCCCGTCCGCTACTCGGATCAGCTCATCATCAGCCTCTCGGCCGAAGGGCTGGAGGTCCGCAAGTTCCCCAACATGGTGGCAGAGGAGTGTGGCTGCCGGTAG